The following coding sequences lie in one Meles meles chromosome X, mMelMel3.1 paternal haplotype, whole genome shotgun sequence genomic window:
- the SLC38A5 gene encoding sodium-coupled neutral amino acid transporter 5 — protein MELQDPKMNGALPADALGYRQEREGFLPSHPPAPGRKPVEFMDFEGKTSFGMSVFNLSNAIMGSGILGLAYAMAHTGVLFFLALLLCIALLSSYSIHLLLTCAGVVGIRAYEQLGQRALGPAGKVVVAAVICLHNVGAMSSYLFIIKSELPLVIGTFLDMDPDGGWFLKGNLLIIIVSVLIILPLALMRHLGYLGYTSGLSLTCMLFFLISVIYKKFQLGCAVGLNDTAVESKSPPGLPIQGLNRSCEAQMFTVDSQMFYTVPIMAFAFVCHPEVLPIYTELCRPSKHRMQAVANVSIGAMFCMYGLTATFGYLTFYNSVEAEMLHMYSQQDLLILCVRLAVLLAVTLTVPVVLFPIRRALQQLLFPSRDFSWPRHVAIALILLVLVNVLVICVPTIRDIFGVIGSTSAPSLIFILPSIFYLRIVPSEVEPLCSWPKIQALCFGLLGVLFMAISLGFMFANWATGQSHVSGH, from the exons ATGGAACTGCAGGATCCCAAGATGAACGGAGCCCTCCCTGCGGATGCTCTGGG CTATAGGCAGGAACGGGAAGGCTTCCTGCCCAGCCATCCTCCTGCTCCTGGGAGGAAGCCAGTCGAGTTCATGGAT ttTGAGGGGAAGACTTCGTTTGGAATGTCAGTGTTCAATCTCAGCAACGCCATCATGGGCAGTGGCATCCTGGGGCTGGCCTATGCCATGGCCCACACCGGGGTCCTCTTCTTCTT GGCCCTGCTGTTATGCATCGCACTTCTGTCTTCATACTCCATCCATCTCCTGCTGACCTGTGCTGGTGTTGTAG GCATCCGAGCCTATGAGCAGCTGGGACAGAGGGCGCTGGGGCCTGCGGGGAAGGTAGTGGTAGCGGCGGTCATCTGTCTGCACAATGTTGGGG CCATGTCCAGTTACCTGTTCATCATCAAATCCGAACTCCCCCTGGTTATTGGCACCTTCTTGGACATGGACCCTGATGG GGGCTGGTTCTTGAAGGGAAACCTCCTCATCATCATTGTCAGTGTGTTAATCATCCTGCCACTGGCCCTCATGAGACACTTGG GCTACCTGGGATATACCAGTGGTCTCTCTTTGACCTGTATGCTGTTTTTCCTCATTTCG gtCATCTACAAGAAGTTCCAGCTTGGCTGTGCTGTAGGTCTCAATGACACGGCAGTGGAGAGCAAGAGCCCTCCAGGCCTTCCCATCCAGGGTCTTAACAGGAGCTGTGAGGCCCAGATGTTCACTGTTGACTCCCAG ATGTTCTACACGGTGCCCATCATGGCTTTTGCCTTCGTCTGCCATCCCGAGGTGCTCCCCATCTACACAGAGCTCTGCCG GCCCTCCAAGCACAGAATGCAGGCGGTGGCCAATGTGTCCATTGGGGCCATGTTCTGCATGTATGGGCTCACGGCGACCTTCGGATACCTCACCTTCTACA ATAGCGTGGAGGCGGAGATGCTGCACATGTACAGCCAGCAAGACCTGCTCATCCTCTGTGTGCGCCTGGCGGTACTGCTTGCGGTGACTCTCACTGTGCCGGTCGTGCTGTTCCCT ATTCGCCGCGCCCTGCAGCAGCTGCTCTTCCCAAGCAGGGACTTCAGCTGGCCGCGACATGTGGCCATAGCCCTGATCCTGCTTGTCTTGGTCAATGTTCTTGTCATTTGCGTGCCGACCATCCGGGATATCTTTGGGGTTATTG GGTCCACCTCGGCCCCCAGCCTCATCTTCATCCTGCCTAGCATCTTCTACCTCCGCATTGTACCATCTGAGGTGGAgcccctctgctcctggcccAAGATCCAG GCTCTGTGTTTTGGTCTCCTGGGGGTCCTCTTCATGGCAATCAGTCTAGGCTTTATGTTTGCCAACTGGGCCACGGGCCAGAGCCATGTGTCTGGACACTGA